The following coding sequences lie in one Candidatus Neomarinimicrobiota bacterium genomic window:
- a CDS encoding oxidoreductase, giving the protein MAGAPLPRQRRRPRSVLLLGATGLVGGHCLSQLLASPAFRRVTVLARRPGESAHPDLDWQVTDFDALEEHAACFAVDAVFCCLGTTRAKAGSATAFRRVDHDYPLASARLAAGQGAGQFLLVSALGANPRSRLLYSRTKGQLEAALRDLPLAAVHIFRPSFLMGERTESRPGERVGLALMRVVTPLLLGPLRRWRAIHAATLARAMLRRAAEASPGYHVLPSDEIERLGAQP; this is encoded by the coding sequence ATGGCCGGCGCGCCCTTGCCCCGCCAGCGGCGGCGGCCCCGCTCTGTCCTCCTGCTGGGGGCCACCGGACTGGTGGGGGGCCACTGCCTCAGCCAGCTGCTGGCGAGCCCCGCCTTTCGCCGGGTCACCGTGCTGGCCCGCCGCCCTGGTGAGTCTGCCCACCCCGACCTGGACTGGCAGGTGACCGACTTCGACGCGCTGGAGGAGCACGCTGCCTGCTTCGCCGTGGACGCCGTCTTCTGTTGCCTGGGCACCACCCGGGCCAAAGCCGGCTCGGCCACGGCCTTCCGCCGGGTGGACCACGACTACCCCCTCGCATCCGCGCGCCTGGCTGCCGGGCAGGGAGCCGGCCAGTTCCTGCTGGTGAGCGCCCTGGGGGCCAACCCTCGCTCCCGCCTGCTCTATTCCCGCACCAAGGGCCAACTGGAGGCCGCCCTCCGCGACCTGCCCCTGGCCGCCGTCCACATCTTCCGTCCCAGTTTCCTCATGGGTGAGCGCACCGAATCCCGGCCCGGTGAGCGCGTCGGCCTCGCCCTGATGCGGGTCGTCACCCCCCTGTTGCTCGGTCCCCTGAGGCGCTGGCGCGCCATCCACGCGGCCACGCTGGCCCGGGCCATGCTCCGCCGGGCCGCGGAAGCCAGCCCTGGCTACCACGTCCTGCCATCGGACGAAATCGAGCGGCTGGGAGCGCAGCCATAG
- a CDS encoding TolC family protein — protein sequence MNRSATRLLILITILGGPIGAPAQSITLEGYLNLVRENHPLFARENLGPALEEASREAALGARDVRLDFAPGYATSQPLPTSAFSPTKLDQFRAGTSLEKAIWGTGGRLALSWTSDVLSQNIPNIVLGDISIPAGPPEFYQHDLALAYTQPLLQNFRGTLDRLAYDLGRYSVDMAALMALENQEAFLLRMGSKFLEWVALGEQQAISAERLRLTRQQLEQVRSKRRANLVDEVDVLRSEDAGRIAEQGLLLVAAQVKAKGAELAVLARSPELDKPDFDLFARVDYGTTGELLAHLRDDSRLLALVARRRLQLERRHQGLEELTRPQLNLVAQLAVKSGNEALDNSLKFDKTDAGLFLQFSYPLGNRGARADVQKSRLELRRNALESDEIMLDLEAGLRNLKIQIEELEKVMTLNEEQIKTARRKTAAELERYNSGRGELTFVIQSQDNEMAARLAYTRNAATYHALGLQLRALTDDLLDGDFIGKDRRP from the coding sequence ATGAACCGCAGCGCCACACGCTTACTCATACTGATCACCATTCTGGGAGGTCCCATCGGGGCGCCGGCCCAGTCCATCACCCTGGAGGGCTACCTGAACCTGGTGCGGGAGAACCATCCCCTGTTCGCCCGGGAAAACCTGGGTCCCGCCCTGGAGGAAGCGAGCCGCGAGGCCGCGCTGGGCGCCCGTGACGTGCGGCTTGACTTCGCGCCGGGCTACGCCACCAGCCAGCCCCTGCCCACCTCGGCCTTCTCCCCCACGAAGCTGGACCAATTTCGCGCCGGCACCAGCCTGGAGAAGGCCATCTGGGGCACCGGCGGCCGCCTCGCGTTGTCGTGGACCAGCGACGTTCTCAGCCAGAATATCCCCAATATCGTCCTCGGAGATATCAGTATACCAGCCGGGCCGCCGGAGTTCTACCAGCACGACCTGGCCCTGGCCTACACCCAGCCCCTGCTGCAGAACTTCCGTGGGACGTTGGACCGGCTGGCCTACGACCTGGGCCGGTACTCGGTGGACATGGCGGCGCTGATGGCACTGGAGAATCAGGAAGCCTTCCTGCTGCGCATGGGGAGCAAGTTCCTGGAATGGGTGGCCCTGGGCGAGCAGCAGGCCATCAGCGCGGAGCGGCTGCGCCTCACCCGACAGCAGCTGGAGCAGGTGCGCAGCAAGCGGAGGGCCAACCTGGTGGACGAGGTGGACGTGCTGCGGTCCGAGGACGCGGGGCGCATCGCCGAGCAGGGGTTGCTGCTGGTAGCGGCGCAGGTGAAGGCCAAGGGTGCGGAGCTGGCCGTGCTGGCGCGCTCCCCGGAGCTGGATAAGCCCGATTTCGACCTCTTTGCCCGGGTGGACTACGGCACGACCGGCGAACTGCTGGCGCACCTGCGGGACGACTCCCGCCTGCTGGCGCTGGTTGCCAGGCGGCGGCTGCAGCTGGAGCGGCGGCACCAGGGCCTGGAGGAGCTCACCCGGCCGCAGCTGAACCTGGTGGCCCAGCTGGCGGTGAAAAGCGGCAACGAAGCGCTTGACAACTCGCTTAAATTCGACAAGACCGACGCCGGGCTGTTCCTACAGTTCAGCTACCCCCTGGGGAACCGGGGCGCCCGGGCCGATGTGCAGAAGAGCCGGCTGGAGCTGCGGCGCAACGCCCTCGAGAGCGACGAGATCATGCTCGACCTGGAGGCCGGGCTACGCAACCTGAAGATTCAGATTGAAGAACTGGAGAAAGTGATGACCCTTAACGAGGAACAGATCAAGACGGCCCGGCGCAAGACCGCCGCCGAGCTGGAGCGCTACAACAGCGGCCGGGGCGAACTGACCTTCGTCATCCAGAGCCAGGACAACGAGATGGCGGCCCGGCTGGCCTATACCCGCAACGCCGCCACTTACCACGCCCTGGGCCTGCAGCTGCGGGCGCTCACCGACGACCTGCTGGACGGCGACTTCATCGGAAAGGACCGGCGGCCATGA
- a CDS encoding mechanosensitive ion channel, which translates to MGNIVQTLLERATLWAPRVGGVIAIFLVFFILAKIIKRIITNNAERLKLDRNLTSLLARTSSITLVSFGIVTALGTLGVNVSALLAGIGLVGFAIGFALKDTISNLLSGVLILLYRPFEIGNRIKISGYEGIVISINLRYTELEAEGNKILIPNSKLFTDPITVLH; encoded by the coding sequence ATGGGAAATATCGTGCAAACTCTGCTTGAGCGAGCCACTCTCTGGGCACCGAGGGTGGGCGGTGTTATAGCAATATTCCTCGTTTTCTTTATCCTTGCGAAAATAATAAAGAGAATAATCACTAACAATGCCGAGCGACTGAAACTTGATAGAAATCTCACTTCGCTACTTGCTCGTACCAGCAGTATTACACTCGTTAGCTTTGGGATTGTTACCGCTCTCGGAACTCTAGGTGTCAATGTATCTGCGCTTCTGGCCGGTATCGGGTTGGTTGGTTTCGCAATTGGTTTCGCTTTGAAAGATACTATTTCCAATCTTCTTTCAGGCGTCCTCATATTACTATATCGACCGTTCGAGATAGGAAACCGTATAAAGATATCAGGTTACGAGGGTATTGTTATTTCTATCAACCTGCGATATACTGAACTTGAAGCCGAGGGTAATAAGATACTCATTCCCAATTCAAAATTATTTACCGATCCAATCACTGTTCTTCATTAG
- a CDS encoding dodecin domain-containing protein, which translates to MADSVYKVVELVGTSTTSWEEAAKSAVKAAGKSLRDLRIAEVSKLDLKVGEGGAIVFRARVNLSFKVKAT; encoded by the coding sequence ATGGCTGACAGTGTCTACAAAGTCGTCGAACTGGTGGGGACCAGCACCACCTCTTGGGAGGAGGCCGCCAAAAGCGCCGTCAAGGCCGCCGGCAAGAGCCTGCGGGACCTGCGCATTGCCGAGGTGAGCAAGCTCGATCTGAAGGTGGGGGAAGGCGGCGCCATCGTCTTCCGCGCCCGGGTGAACCTCTCCTTCAAGGTCAAGGCCACCTAG